The genomic region GGGTTCCAAAGGGGATGAGAACAAGCCAGTTGtggacgaggaagacgaatATTCCGATGTCATAGATGAGCCAGTAAAGCCGAAACGCAagaggaaggaaaagaaagaggcagGCAGCAAGCCAGCAAAGGCCACCAAGGTTGCCACAAAGAAAGCCGCTACATCTGACGACCCTAACACCGAGGAAATCAAGCGACTGCAGGGTCAGCTTACGAAGTGTGGTGTTAGAAAGCTTTGGCACAACGAGCTGAAGAAATACGGCGATGATGCCAAAGCAAAGATTCGACACCTTAGGAAGATGCTCACTGATATCGGAATGGACGGCCGCTTCTCAGAAGCGAAGGCGCGCGAAATCAAAGAGAGGCGAGAACTTCTGGCCGAGGTTGAATCTGCGCAGGAGATGAGTGCTCTCTGGGGTGTAGAGGGCCGTGGTCGTGCAAGCCgcagcaagagcaagagTGCCAAGGTCGTTGAAAGCGGCGGTAGTGACGCCGAAGAAAACGACGGCGACGAgcataatgatgatgaagaggacgaagaggaaaCGTATGCTGCGAGACGCAAGAGAGCAAGGGCGGATTTGGCGTTCCTgggcgatgatgacagtGATTCCGATTAAGGCCTACGGGTATTCTATGCATATGATTCACCTGTCTATCTTGACAGCATGTAATTTAGGGACATCAGGATGCATCACGAGCAACTTTGTACAAAACGGTGTCTGGGAGCAGGACCTGGTTTTTCTTTCCAATTGTCTTACGGTAGCTAGGCGTTCAAAACAGCCTCTATTTAGCAGATATTCTTTTCACCTTCGTGATCCAATTCAATCGGCCCACGCCTTGTATACGGTTCTGGCACCGTATGTGTCGCCCTTTTTGAGCAAGACCTGGTTCTTCCACTCAGGTACATTGGCAGCGTTAACATAGCGAGCAGGCTCACAGCAGAAACCGGCACGAGCACCACGAGCAGGCAAACCGTTGACGGCAGGCACATTAATGCCAGCGCCAGTGTAGATCTGGAAGGTGGGCTCAGTGCTGTAAACCTCCAGGTTCACGCCGGAGCCGGAGTGGTGGGCCTTGACATTGAGGTTGAGGGGCTGGTTGCGGGTGTCTAGGGGCACAGAGGATGGGTCTGTGTTTAAGACGAAGCAATGATCGATATTAGGCTCCTGGGGGCCCAGTGTGAAGGTCTTGTTGGCGGTAACACCGGGGAAAGGCTCAATCTTGCCTGTGGGGATGAGATCGCTACCAACAGCCAGGTAGTTGGCTGTAGGCAGGGTGATATCTGTACCAGCAATAGTCTCCTTTCCGCTGGGGTTGAAATAGGAGTGGTTGGTCATGTTGATGACGGTCTCATCAGCGCCACCAACAAGCTTTGCCTCGTATTCCATGACAAGAATGATGACTTCCTTGCCATTGACGTTTTGTGTACCAGTTATGTAAGTAACAGTGACTTCGACGGTGCCAGGGTATCCCTCGTCACCATCCTCACTGGTAAGTGTAAAGGCAACACTCTCCCCACCCTCGAGTCCCTCTATGCCTGGAATTTGGCGAGTTCCAACGGGCTTGGGGCCGTCCCAGACGCGGCTGCTCCAGCCAATCTTACCGCCATGAAGATGGTTCTGTCCATCATTGGCGGCGAGAGTAACTTCCTTACCATTGAGGCTGTCAATTCGAGCACCCTTAATTCGGTTGGCGACACGACCAACAGTCACGCCAAAGTAAGGGGAGTTGTGCTTCTCATAGTCTTCTTGCGTGGGGAAGCCCTGGACGACGTTGATGCCGTTGACGACAAGGGACTGGATGATGGCGCCAAGGGGCAGGAAAGAAATAGGAGCgtcagccatgatggatgTTCTCACTAAACTGTGTGGTATGTGTTCGAATACGGGTATCGCTGAGAATGGGTATACGAGGGTTGAGGGGTATTTATATCACACCAGCAAACCCAGCATAGAACGGGAAGAACAACTAAACAACAATATGATGGTGCACTGGATTGAGATGCGACCAGGTTTATCTATTTCACAGTGTCTGCACTCAGCAGCAGACTCCATATAGGGATAAATGGGATAGCTGTAGGACCCATCATGACACTTCAGGCTAAACTGCCAATGGAAATGGGGTCATGAGCCGCGGGGTCTTTTCATGGCAAATACGGAACAACCAGAATCCCACAACATGATGACGGGCGGTATTCGGGCCAGCTTGACCGAGTGTGTGGTGACTTGAGTGCGGGGTGCGTCATGGGTGCTCCATCAATATCACGTAGTGACTGGTGCGGTTGTAAGCGATAATTTGGTACAGTAGTCCGTTGTTTGCgcagtacggagtactatCACTGCATATTTTATGAGGCTTAAACTGTGCGTTGTACATACCCCAATCGCCtgtatactaaaagtattcCTATGTGCCCATACACGTTTTAACAGGTGTAATTGTAATGTTGTGGAGGAGCTAAAGGCTGCTTGTGAAGCCTAAGCATGATCACGCTAGGCTCAGGCCCATGGGTTCCACGACATGGTGTAATCGTTCACAGGTGTTCGGAGAACGAAGTCATGTCCAAATGCCACAAGAGGTTGTTCTATGAGGCATAGATAAAATCCCTGAGTATCATGCTCTTCATGAATAACATGTATCTACCGACGCTGTGTACACAAACTATCCAATCAACCCTTTTGTAGCCCCGAAAACGCCATCTAAATGCAAAGTCGCTAGAGTGGTATCTCAAAGTTGCAAATCACACAATTCCAAACAATGATTCATTCCTGGTCTTGCGCAGATGCCCTACCATTCCAAACGATCGTCGCAAACCAGCTTAACATCAAATCGCTCATTGCCACTCCAGACCTTATTGCCCGAGTTGCACCCAGCCACAATCGTGCGAAGATCACTGATCATTCCACCGGGGCCACTGGCAAAGACTGTCGTGGGACCAGTAATCGTGTTACTCACAAAGtcgctgatgagcttgggTAGGTTAGGGTGTCGGTCCTCATCGACAATGCCGTTTCCGATTTTAGCAACAGGGACATCGTTTCCACACGCACAGCCTTCTTCTATCACgtctgacgatgatgatgaaccgAGTTGTCTGGTAGCATCTGTGACATCCTTCTCGTCACTGACCTGCAGCTTGGAACTGCTGCTGGAGTCTCGTGTAGCGTATACGCGGATCTTGAGATTGAGAGCCTTTCGGGCCTGCTGCAGGaggtccatctcctcctgaaCCCATTCAGTGTCAGCGGCATGGCGGATGGCCCAGATGAGCTCAACCTTGCGGTCTCGGGAAATGGGTGATCGTGCGAGGTTAAGGAGGACAGGGAGTACATAAGCGATGCCAGTGCCACCAGCAACACAGACAATATTGGTGTCAGGTGCAACATGGTCCATTGTGGTCTCACCATAGGCGCCAGTGAGAATGACAGAAGTAGTAGCTTTCTCAGAGGtcgtgagcttcttggcagccAGCTCAGCCATTTTCTTAGTTTCGCCGCCCTTAGCGCGCATGATGTACGAGTGCTTCACGACACCCTTCTCAACGACAGGAGCATTTAGCGGGGTGAAGGGGTGTGATTGCCAGATACTGCTCTCAGTGAAACACAGGAAATAGTGCTGTCCGATCTTCCAGGGGTCCTGGTCGTTTTCAAGGTCGAATCGAAGAATGTCTCCATGTTCAGCGTCAGGGAACCTAGTGATTACAGCTTGAGTAGCTTGAAACCCCATCTTACCCGAGGGGAGATGGTGATAATGCAGATAAGCGGTACGAAGCAGTCGGAATCCACGGTCAGCGAACCAGAACAGGAGTGATGGAAGCAGAAAGCACTTGAGCTGCTTCCAATGACCCCAGCAGGCACCAATATAAACCATGGCGAGGACGTAGTGAGACTTGCGGAAGAACTCGTATCCTGTTACGCGAATTCCCCAAGGAGTACTTCCGATGAACatgaggagaagcagaaTCATGGCAACGACACCCCAGATCATGTATTCCTGGACAATCCACTCGGCAGCCACCTTGGGTTGAGGCTGGTATAGACGGACCTCAACAATAGACCAGGCAATGGTGT from Fusarium fujikuroi IMI 58289 draft genome, chromosome FFUJ_chr04 harbors:
- a CDS encoding related to ferric reductase FRE2 precursor; the protein is MVSLNQLDARHIQNMSEAKTLEPHWGYADRALPCTNDKGSCEYLDLVYYAHDLGMLYSGILWATILAVFFLWAILRHVGKPSSPAITLGANPKAGLAKVRSSLSSFTRQYLLPDACRAIFGRTTRFQVAVMLSLLGYLTVWSFVGMTYQKWVTPVKDMPGVYNTRTTLGPWSDRVGILAYALTPLSVLLASRESVLSLITGVPYQSFIFLHRWLGYIIFLQGSLHTIAWSIVEVRLYQPQPKVAAEWIVQEYMIWGVVAMILLLLMFIGSTPWGIRVTGYEFFRKSHYVLAMVYIGACWGHWKQLKCFLLPSLLFWFADRGFRLLRTAYLHYHHLPSGKMGFQATQAVITRFPDAEHGDILRFDLENDQDPWKIGQHYFLCFTESSIWQSHPFTPLNAPVVEKGVVKHSYIMRAKGGETKKMAELAAKKLTTSEKATTSVILTGAYGETTMDHVAPDTNIVCVAGGTGIAYVLPVLLNLARSPISRDRKVELIWAIRHAADTEWVQEEMDLLQQARKALNLKIRVYATRDSSSSSKLQVSDEKDVTDATRQLGSSSSSDVIEEGCACGNDVPVAKIGNGIVDEDRHPNLPKLISDFVSNTITGPTTVFASGPGGMISDLRTIVAGCNSGNKVWSGNERFDVKLVCDDRLEW
- a CDS encoding related to GAL10-UDP-glucose 4-epimerase, whose protein sequence is MADAPISFLPLGAIIQSLVVNGINVVQGFPTQEDYEKHNSPYFGVTVGRVANRIKGARIDSLNGKEVTLAANDGQNHLHGGKIGWSSRVWDGPKPVGTRQIPGIEGLEGGESVAFTLTSEDGDEGYPGTVEVTVTYITGTQNVNGKEVIILVMEYEAKLVGGADETVINMTNHSYFNPSGKETIAGTDITLPTANYLAVGSDLIPTGKIEPFPGVTANKTFTLGPQEPNIDHCFVLNTDPSSVPLDTRNQPLNLNVKAHHSGSGVNLEVYSTEPTFQIYTGAGINVPAVNGLPARGARAGFCCEPARYVNAANVPEWKNQVLLKKGDTYGARTVYKAWAD